Proteins encoded by one window of Peptococcaceae bacterium 1198_IL3148:
- the rsmI gene encoding 16S rRNA (cytidine(1402)-2'-O)-methyltransferase → MADIKKGTLYLCATPIGNLEDITQRALRLLKECDLIAAEDTRHTRKLLANYDIHTPLTSYHAHNEKSKGERLIEKLNQGLNIVVVSDAGMPGISDPGAEIVQLALAQDITVVPIPGPSAGIAALVVSGLPTARFCFEGFLPSNKKGRRRQLEKLVNENRTLIFYEGPHRLLETLRDMLKIFSDRKLAVARELTKKHEEIFRGKISQALEHFEINPPRGEFCLVVAGSDQDMKTNDWEHLPLDQHVQQVMASGMDKKEAIKEVAKLRGLPKREVYAAVNN, encoded by the coding sequence GTGGCGGATATAAAAAAAGGCACGTTATATTTATGTGCAACGCCAATAGGAAATTTAGAAGATATCACCCAGCGGGCGTTACGGTTGCTGAAGGAATGTGATTTAATAGCGGCGGAGGATACCCGGCATACTAGAAAGCTGCTGGCCAACTATGACATTCACACTCCGCTAACCAGTTACCACGCCCATAATGAAAAAAGCAAGGGCGAAAGGCTAATTGAAAAATTAAACCAGGGGCTAAATATTGTGGTGGTTTCCGATGCCGGCATGCCGGGCATCTCGGACCCCGGGGCTGAAATTGTTCAATTGGCGTTGGCCCAGGATATTACCGTGGTGCCCATCCCCGGACCCAGTGCTGGCATTGCCGCATTGGTTGTTTCTGGATTGCCCACCGCCCGCTTTTGCTTTGAAGGTTTTTTGCCGTCAAATAAAAAGGGCCGTCGACGTCAATTGGAGAAGTTGGTCAATGAAAATAGAACGCTAATATTTTATGAAGGCCCCCATCGCCTGCTGGAAACGCTAAGGGATATGTTAAAAATTTTTAGCGATAGAAAACTGGCGGTGGCCCGGGAATTAACTAAAAAACATGAAGAAATCTTTCGGGGTAAAATATCACAGGCCCTAGAGCATTTTGAGATCAATCCCCCCCGGGGGGAGTTTTGCCTAGTGGTTGCCGGATCTGACCAAGATATGAAAACAAATGACTGGGAACATTTGCCGTTGGACCAACATGTCCAGCAAGTGATGGCATCGGGAATGGATAAAAAGGAAGCCATTAAAGAAGTGGCCAAATTGCGTGGTTTGCCCAAAAGAGAAGTATATGCAGCGGTAAATAATTAA
- the holB gene encoding DNA polymerase III subunit delta' — translation MYSFQDIIGHTENINTLIKAIVNNRVAHAYLFVGTPGVGKGTIAHGFAKALLCENPVAGEACNRCRHCGQVEGNNHPDLHVTTPTGATIKLEQIHYVQKNVNYRSYQGGRQVYIIEDCDVMTAEAANSLLKTLEEPPVNTVFILISSRPYALLPTILSRCQQFWFKPMSVDQIVEGLNRQTNLTAVEQQMIAAMAGGSLGRAISLVKENIHTVRNSVLNTLDKIKAGDMVPLLQQAATLASERTDAVEWVEMLQLWIRDVLVWSQTEDKTLIINVDLLDEVAQWSGRYRPEQLLAMMAEVEQARWRLESKGNTRLVIDALLLNLAHN, via the coding sequence ATGTATAGCTTTCAAGATATAATTGGGCATACTGAAAATATAAACACTTTAATTAAAGCCATTGTTAATAACCGGGTGGCCCATGCTTATTTATTTGTTGGCACTCCCGGGGTTGGCAAAGGTACCATTGCCCATGGCTTTGCCAAAGCTTTATTATGTGAAAACCCGGTGGCGGGAGAAGCCTGTAACCGCTGTCGGCACTGTGGCCAAGTGGAGGGAAACAACCACCCAGATTTGCATGTAACCACCCCAACGGGCGCCACCATCAAGCTCGAACAAATACATTATGTTCAAAAAAATGTAAATTATCGCTCCTATCAAGGTGGTAGACAGGTATACATTATCGAAGATTGTGATGTGATGACGGCGGAGGCAGCCAATTCTTTGCTAAAGACGTTAGAGGAACCACCGGTAAACACCGTCTTTATTTTGATATCTTCCCGGCCATACGCCTTGTTGCCCACCATTTTATCAAGGTGCCAACAATTTTGGTTTAAACCGATGTCGGTGGACCAAATAGTGGAAGGGTTAAACCGACAAACCAATTTAACGGCCGTTGAACAGCAGATGATCGCTGCCATGGCCGGAGGCAGTTTAGGTAGGGCGATATCGCTGGTGAAGGAGAATATTCATACCGTTAGAAATAGCGTACTCAACACCCTGGATAAAATAAAGGCTGGCGATATGGTGCCACTGTTGCAGCAGGCAGCAACTTTAGCCAGTGAAAGAACAGATGCCGTTGAGTGGGTAGAAATGTTACAGCTTTGGATTAGAGATGTGCTAGTTTGGTCCCAAACAGAGGATAAAACGTTGATTATAAATGTAGATTTATTGGACGAGGTTGCTCAGTGGTCCGGCAGGTATAGGCCGGAGCAACTGTTGGCAATGATGGCAGAGGTGGAACAGGCCCGCTGGCGCCTGGAATCCAAGGGTAACACCCGCTTGGTTATAGATGCATTGCTACTTAACTTAGCTCACAATTAG
- a CDS encoding AbrB/MazE/SpoVT family DNA-binding domain-containing protein, protein MLKSTGIVRKVDELGRVVIPIELRRTLGIEEKDALEIYVDSEKIILKKYEPACVFCGNAADVQLFKGKQVCKDCARDMFETTKAI, encoded by the coding sequence ATGTTGAAATCTACAGGTATTGTGCGTAAAGTGGACGAGCTGGGCCGTGTAGTTATCCCCATTGAATTGCGGCGCACCTTGGGTATTGAAGAAAAAGACGCTCTGGAGATTTATGTTGACAGCGAAAAGATTATTCTTAAAAAATATGAGCCAGCCTGTGTTTTTTGTGGCAATGCCGCCGATGTCCAATTATTCAAAGGCAAACAAGTTTGTAAAGATTGTGCCCGGGATATGTTCGAAACCACAAAGGCTATCTAA
- a CDS encoding stage 0 sporulation family protein, with protein sequence MSYDVVGIRFKKAGKIYYFDPDQIDLQVGDDAIVETTRGIEFGKVVQGPKVVNEEEVVAPLKKVIRKATEEDKLKLRQNKIKEKEAHKICLEKIKQHGLPMKLIDVEQTFDDNKIIFYFTADGRVDFRELVKDLAAVFRTRIELRQIGVRDEAKMCGGLGCCGRELCCGSWLGEFAPVSIRMAKDQNLSLNPTKISGICGRLMCCLKYENDVYEEAKVNFPEVGTTVNTMLGVAKVIGYNIFKNTVTLETKENKDVLELPLAEINKEIKGEKSGPSTRTDS encoded by the coding sequence ATGTCATATGATGTGGTGGGAATTAGATTTAAAAAAGCTGGCAAAATATATTATTTTGATCCAGATCAGATAGATTTACAGGTTGGCGACGATGCCATTGTGGAGACCACCAGAGGTATTGAATTTGGTAAAGTGGTGCAAGGGCCCAAGGTGGTTAATGAAGAAGAAGTGGTGGCGCCATTGAAAAAAGTAATTCGTAAGGCTACCGAAGAGGACAAACTAAAACTACGGCAGAATAAAATAAAGGAAAAGGAAGCCCATAAAATTTGTTTAGAAAAAATTAAACAGCATGGTCTGCCCATGAAGTTAATTGATGTGGAACAGACCTTTGATGATAACAAAATAATTTTCTACTTTACTGCCGATGGCCGGGTGGATTTTAGAGAATTGGTCAAAGATTTGGCGGCGGTGTTCCGCACTAGAATTGAGCTAAGGCAAATTGGTGTGCGGGATGAAGCTAAAATGTGTGGTGGCTTGGGATGCTGTGGTAGGGAGTTGTGCTGTGGTTCTTGGCTAGGTGAATTTGCCCCGGTTTCCATCCGCATGGCTAAGGATCAAAATTTATCCCTCAATCCCACCAAAATATCCGGTATTTGCGGCCGGTTGATGTGTTGTTTGAAATACGAAAATGATGTTTACGAAGAGGCCAAAGTTAATTTCCCAGAGGTTGGCACCACCGTCAATACCATGCTGGGAGTGGCCAAAGTAATAGGATACAATATTTTTAAAAATACCGTAACTTTAGAAACCAAGGAAAACAAGGATGTGCTAGAACTGCCATTGGCTGAAATTAATAAAGAGATAAAGGGTGAAAAAAGTGGGCCCTCTACCAGGACGGATAGCTAG
- a CDS encoding initiation control protein YabA, with the protein MKKVGPLPGRIARLEYMVKELLAELDDIKKIARSLEEENDKLRRQLTAVINQPPTNNKKELSSKPDEPTLLRLYNEGFHICNVRFAQGREDECLFCLSLLRRQDGEVTDQ; encoded by the coding sequence GTGAAAAAAGTGGGCCCTCTACCAGGACGGATAGCTAGATTGGAGTATATGGTTAAAGAGTTACTGGCGGAACTGGATGATATAAAAAAAATAGCTCGCTCTTTAGAAGAAGAAAATGATAAATTGCGACGTCAGTTAACCGCTGTTATTAACCAGCCGCCAACAAATAACAAAAAAGAGTTAAGCAGCAAGCCAGACGAACCGACTTTGCTGCGCTTATATAATGAAGGATTTCATATTTGTAATGTTAGGTTTGCCCAAGGCCGAGAAGATGAATGTTTGTTTTGCCTAAGCCTGTTGCGGCGGCAGGATGGTGAGGTGACAGATCAGTAG